In Tursiops truncatus isolate mTurTru1 chromosome X, mTurTru1.mat.Y, whole genome shotgun sequence, the following proteins share a genomic window:
- the LOC109551276 gene encoding X antigen family member 3-like isoform X2, producing the protein MSRRIKSTYRPKERRDDQGYPRAVGPVYFQQPGDKQPQQEKPLTKSQDIILGQEKKDEGASSVQVGNMSRRIKSTYRPKERRDDQRYPRAVWPVFFQQPGDKQPQQEKPLTKSQDIILGQEEKDEGASSLQGPALEANQQELAQPKTGCGCGDGSDVKRKRLPNPEPIKEPEAGEGQPQV; encoded by the exons ATGAGTCGGAGAATAAAGTCAACATACAGACCTAAAGAAAGACGTGATGATCAAGGCTATCCCAGGGCAGTTGGGCCTGTATAT tTCCAGCAGCCTGGTGATAAGCaacctcaacaagagaagccactaacTAAAAGTCAGGACATTATACTTGGTCAAGAGAAAAAGGATGAAGGAGCATCTTCAGTTCAAG TGGGAAATATGAGTCGGAGAATAAAGTCAACATACAGACCTAAAGAAAGACGTGATGATCAAAGATATCCCAGGGCAGTTTGGCCTGTGTTT tTCCAGCAGCCCGGTGATAAGCaacctcaacaagagaagccactaacTAAAAGTCAGGACATTATACTTGGTCAAGAGGAAAAGGATGAAGGAGCATCTTCACTTCAAG GTCCTGCCCTGGAAGCTAATCAGCAGGAACTGGCTCAGCCAAAGACTGGGTGTGGGTGTGGAGATGGTTCTGATGTCAAGAGGAAGAGACTGCCAAATCCAGAGCCCATTAAAGAGCCAGAAGCAG GTGAAGGGCAACCACAGGTTTAA
- the LOC109551276 gene encoding uncharacterized protein isoform X1, with protein MSRRIKSTYRPKERRDDQGYPRAVGPVYFQQPGDKQPQQEKPLTKSQDIILGQEKKDEGASSLQVGYMCRRIRSTYRPKERGDDQGYPRAVGPVFFQQPGDKQPQQEKPLTKSQDIILGQEKKDEGASSVQVGNMSRRIKSTYRPKERRDDQRYPRAVWPVFFQQPGDKQPQQEKPLTKSQDIILGQEEKDEGASSLQGPALEANQQELAQPKTGCGCGDGSDVKRKRLPNPEPIKEPEAGEGQPQV; from the exons ATGAGTCGGAGAATAAAGTCAACATACAGACCTAAAGAAAGACGTGATGATCAAGGCTATCCCAGGGCAGTTGGGCCTGTATAT tTCCAGCAGCCCGGTGATAAGCaacctcaacaagagaagccactaacTAAAAGTCAGGACATTATACTTGGTCAAGAGAAAAAGGATGAAGGAGCATCTTCACTTCAAG TGGGATATATGTGTCGGAGAATAAGGTCAACATACAGACCTAAAGAAAGAGGTGATGATCAAGGCTATCCCAGGGCAGTTGGGCCTGTGTTT tTCCAGCAGCCTGGTGATAAGCaacctcaacaagagaagccactaacTAAAAGTCAGGACATTATACTTGGTCAAGAGAAAAAGGATGAAGGAGCATCTTCAGTTCAAG TGGGAAATATGAGTCGGAGAATAAAGTCAACATACAGACCTAAAGAAAGACGTGATGATCAAAGATATCCCAGGGCAGTTTGGCCTGTGTTT tTCCAGCAGCCCGGTGATAAGCaacctcaacaagagaagccactaacTAAAAGTCAGGACATTATACTTGGTCAAGAGGAAAAGGATGAAGGAGCATCTTCACTTCAAG GTCCTGCCCTGGAAGCTAATCAGCAGGAACTGGCTCAGCCAAAGACTGGGTGTGGGTGTGGAGATGGTTCTGATGTCAAGAGGAAGAGACTGCCAAATCCAGAGCCCATTAAAGAGCCAGAAGCAG GTGAAGGGCAACCACAGGTTTAA
- the LOC109551276 gene encoding G antigen 10-like isoform X3: MSRRIKSTYRPKERRDDQRYPRAVWPVFFQQPGDKQPQQEKPLTKSQDIILGQEEKDEGASSLQGPALEANQQELAQPKTGCGCGDGSDVKRKRLPNPEPIKEPEAGEGQPQV; the protein is encoded by the exons ATGAGTCGGAGAATAAAGTCAACATACAGACCTAAAGAAAGACGTGATGATCAAAGATATCCCAGGGCAGTTTGGCCTGTGTTT tTCCAGCAGCCCGGTGATAAGCaacctcaacaagagaagccactaacTAAAAGTCAGGACATTATACTTGGTCAAGAGGAAAAGGATGAAGGAGCATCTTCACTTCAAG GTCCTGCCCTGGAAGCTAATCAGCAGGAACTGGCTCAGCCAAAGACTGGGTGTGGGTGTGGAGATGGTTCTGATGTCAAGAGGAAGAGACTGCCAAATCCAGAGCCCATTAAAGAGCCAGAAGCAG GTGAAGGGCAACCACAGGTTTAA